The genomic window ACGTTTTTACGCATAGCTGATACTGTTTCACGAGCAATAATTTTGGCGCCAATGGCCGCTTGTATAATAATTTCAAAGAGTTGCCGCGGGATAACTTTTCTTAACTTTTCAGCGAGCGTTCTGCCTATGTTTGCTGAACTTTCTCTATGCACAATGATAGAAAGAGCATCGACTGGTTTACCGTTAAGCAATATATCCATTTTAACTAAATCAGATTCAGCATAGCCCGATTCTTCGTAATCTAGACTAGCGTATCCAGAAGTAAGTGATTTAAGTTGATCATAAAAGTCTGTAGCTACTTCATTAAGAGGTAACCGGTATTTTAAGATAATACGCTCTTCATTAAGATATTCAAGGCTCAGTTGTTGGCCCCGTTTTTGCTGACACAACGTTATTATAGGCCCTAAATAATCGCGTGGCATTAATATAGTCGCATCGATTATAGGTTCATAAATAGCATCAATTCTTTGTGGATCAGGAAAATCTGACGGGTTTTCAATATCTGCTTCTTGGCCGTTAGTTAACTTAATTTTATACAACACGCTTGGTGCAGTAATAATAACGGAAAGACCATATTCTTGTTCAAGCCGTTGCTTAAATACGTCCATATGAAGGAGCCCTAAAAAGCCACATCTAAAACCAAGACCTAATGCTACGGAGTTTTTCTTTTCAACTTTTACACTTGCATCATTAAGGGTTAACTTTTCTATAGAGTCACGTAGCACTTCAAATTCTTCGTTGTCTATAGGGAAAATACCGGCGAACACCATTGGCTTTGCTGGTTTAAAACCAGGAAATGCTGTTACTGGATGCTTGGCTTGATAAATAGTATCACCAACACGAGCTTCATGCACGGTTTTCATACCAGCTATTAAGTATCCTACTTGACCTGCGTAAAGAGCATCCATAGGAGTCTCACTGGGGTACATAAGACCTAACTCAAGTACTTCATAACTTCTACCTGCTTGAGCGAGTATTATAGTGTCACCCTTGCGCATAGTGCCATCTTTTAGAGCAATCAAACAGATTACACCTTTATAAGAATCAAACCATGAGTCAAATAACAGTGCTTTAAGATGTCCCTGAGTGTTGCTTGCAGGTGCAGGCATACGTTCAATGACAGCATCAAGAATTTCTGTTATGCCAATGCCAGCTTTAGCTGAAGCTTTTATGATTTCTTCTTCGTTGAAATCAAAAAGATGCTTCATCTCTTTGCCTACCCGTTCAGGGTCAGCATTAGCCATATCTATTTTGTTCATAATAGGCACAATAGCTAAATTCTGCTCAAATGCTAGATAAAAATTAGCCATCGTCTGCGCTTGGACACCTTGGGCAGCATCAACAAGCAATAACGCGCCTTGACAGGCATACAATGAGCGGGATACTTCATAGCTAAAATCTACGTGTCCTGGAGTATCAATTAAGTTAAGCAGATACGTGTCGCCTTTATAGGTATAAAACATAGAAGCTGATTGAGCTTTTACGGTTATACCCCGTTCTTTTTCTACTTGCAATTTGTCTAAAAATTGTTCGTTTTTGTGGCGTGTTGAAAGTGTTCCTGTAACTTCTAAAAGTCTATCAGAAAGCGTAGATTTACCATGGTCAATATGCGCAATAACAGAAAAGTTGCGTATTTTGTCAGGAGTGAACTGTTTTAAGTCTATTTTTTTTAAATCCATTTTTATTAATCTAATGTTATAAGTGTAGAGCACAAGTGCTTAAGGTATTATTACTTTAAGTCTACTTCAGGGCTCATAATTTGTAAAACAACAGCTAGAGAGCCAGAGTTTTGGCCTGTGCTTGTATGAGTGCCTTTTCTTGCTCAAAAAACATAAAATACTTTTTAGCTATAGCAGGCGTCAGTTTTTTAAGTGTCTGATTGCCTCGTTTTAGATTAACCGTGTATGCTGTATTGTCTTTAACATAAAAAAGCTTGTTAACGCGTTGGTACCGATATGTTTCAGGCGTAAGAGCATGCAGAAATATAATTACAGAATTAAGAATATGTGTTTTGTTTTCAAGTGTATACTCAACATTTTCTATTAAAAGCACATGTGCATGAGAACGCTTTTTAAGTGACTTTTTACATAATGTAAGCAAATCACCTTCGCACGTTAAATTTTCTATTTTTAGCCCATGAATATAAGAGATTTGATTTTCTAAACTGGATGCTATAAAGTGCTTTTTGCCTTGAGGCAATACAAGGGTATAGGGTATATACGGTTGATCAATAATAAGCGTTTGAGCATCGATTCTTAGCTGTTTGTCGCCAAAAGACTTTGAATTTACTGCTTTTTGCTCACTGTTTTTGTCCATAAGATAAGAGATAGGTTCAATGTGCCCTTCAATACGTCCTATTTCAAAATGATCAGTGTGCGCCCAACAAATATGAGGCATATTGTTAAAAAGAGTCTTTGTTACAATCTTATCTTCTACAGTAACGCTAAATTCACCTAGAGGCACACAATAGCGTAGAGCTTGCATAAGCTTTGCGCTCGAGCTTTGCTCAATAGGAGCTTCGTGCAATAATGTAAAAAACTTATTAAATTCAGGCTGCTGAGTAGTAAAAGAAGAAATAGCCGTTAGGCAAGGACACACAAGAGTAAAGTTATAGGTATTACGAATACCTTTGGTTGTGTACAAAGTATTTAAAAAGTTGTTGCTACCGCCATTACACGTAAGATAAACAAGCACTCGTGTAGAGACTTGATTATTAAGTACGGATAAAAATCTTTTAAAATAGGTTGGATAAAGACCGCCTACAATAGCAACACTAATGGGTGACGTGCCGCCATGGCCGCATAATAATATATTCCACTTAAAGTCTTTTGCTTTTTTGTTTAGTAAAAGCTTTTTAATCACACCGATAAATTGTGAAGAATATAAAGGTAGTAGAGCATTTCTATGTAAAATATCGTTATTGATACTAAAGGCTAGATAATCTTTACATGTTTGCAAAAAACTGGGTGTATATAAGGTGTGTATATCAGTTACTTCTTGCCAATCTTCTAGATTAAAACCTAAATCTTGAGCAGTAGAGGCTTCTAATCTTGTTTTATAAGCTTTGGGAATAAATAACAAAAAGCCCTTTGTGTGATAGTAGCTTTCCCATGCTTCTTGATCGTGTGATTTCATGTCTTTGCTGTTTTTTGTCAGTGTTTTCCAGCAATAAAGCGTCGTTAAAATAGGGGCACTTTCGGCCATTAAGCCATTAGAAAGTTGCATAGCAGATGCTGCATAATGCGGCATAAAAACTTCTTGGCCTAATAAATCAAGTGCAATATGTAAGTCACGCTGGTTACCTTGAGTATTTTCAAGAACGGTAGCTAAAGAACACGTGGAGCTGAAAAGAGCTAAAAACAGGAGTGTGTATTTTTTATTCATAGTCTACTCGTAGTTAAGAATATATAAAAAAGATCATTTAAGCATACACTACCATTTTTTGCATTTCAGTGCGAGCTTAAGGTGATTTTTTTTAACTATAGATACTTATCAGTAGAGTATGGTACTTTAATAGATGGCTAATCAAAGTATGATTTACTATTTTTATAAAAAGAGAAAAGCATGAATGCACAATTAAAAGCTCGATTAAAAACAGTTGGAGCAATTGCCCTAGTGGTGCTTCTTGCTCTGTTTCTTATATTACGCGGCGGTTTTAGAACGGTTGAGCTAGCACAAGACCTAGAAGTACCTGCAGCTAACTCATAGTAGTTCTAAGCTAAGTATAACAAGGTATTGATTTTTAGGTTAGTTTGTATAATATGCAATCCAATTGCATATTATACAAATTAGGGATTTTATATGGTTATTATCGTGAAATTACGCCTATATTAAAAGAAGTGGTGCAGCAATTTCCTGTAGTTGCCGTTATGGGGCTAATAGCAAAAATAGATTTGTCAAAATTGTGTATTTATTGTATAATTATTAATATTTAGAAACTATTATTCGCGTCTTGTAAAGACCTATTTGCAAAGGTTTTTGTTTATAAAATCAAATGAGCTCTCTTAGAGAGGATTTGATAAAAAGTTACTAATGAGAGCATTAAAATTCTTATCCAACTAAAAGGTTCATGAGTATGATACAATTTCTAAAAATAAGTGCTTTGACTTTGCTTACGCATTCTCTAGTTGCAATGGATTATGAAAGACAACTTATAACAGGTATTCTAGCTGGTGATTTGCAACTAGTTCAAGAAGCTTTAGATAATGGTGCTACTGGTGACGGAGGCGCTATGCCAGCTTTACATGCTGCAGCTGGGCTCGGTAAAGATGCGATAATAGAGCTACTTATTGATCGTGGGAGTAAAACTAATCTTGAAAATACTCATTGGCCTTCTCCCTTATTACAGGCTGTTTTTGGTGGCCATGTTTCAACTGTGAAATTATTACTGAAATTAAGTTTAGACGACCGCTTGCCATTTACTGGTGATACGCCATTACATCTGGCTGCACAGACAGGTGACAGCAACATGTTAAGTGCGCTCTTGCAACTAGGTTTTAAACCTAATGTATTGAATAGGTACTTCGTTACTCCGCTTGAAATAGCTGTGCGTAATAATCAGGCAGAGGCTGTAGACATATTGCTTGCAGCAGGAGCCAGTCCTTGCTTCTATCCAGAGCTTAAACAAGGTAAAGATGCTTTGCAGTATGCTCAGCAACAAGAAGCTAACTTGCGCCTTTATTCTTTAAATGAATGCTCTTTAAGAAAAAACAAACAGATACAACAATCTTTAAAGAGATTTTTATCTTTAAAAACACACTAAAGATCTTAAGTTACTAACTATACAATAGCTCCTACAACCTCTGTAACTAGAGGTTGTTTTTTTTAGCCACTTTTAGCAATCTGTGGTATGGTTAAATCTAAAGGAATAGGAGTGATTTAGCTGTTGTAAATAGTGAGCTAATAGCAAAAATCGATTTGTCAAAAGTGTAAAATTATTGTATAATTATTAATATTTAGAAATTACTATTTTCGTCTTCCAAAGAGACATTTGGAAAGGTTTTTGTTTATGGATTCAAATACACTTTATGAAAAAGGCGCGCATTCACGCATAAGACCTATTTTGATTGAAGAAGAGTTAAAAGGCGCTTGGCTTGACTATGCCATGTCGGTTATTGTAAGTCGTGCATTGCCTGATGTTCGTGACGGTCTTAAGCCCGTGCACAGACGTATACTGTACACTATGCATCAGTTAGGCTTTCATTATAATAAGCCATACCACAAATCAGTTCGTATCGTAGGGGACGTAATGGGTAAGTATCACCCACACGGCGACCAAGCGGTTTATAATACTATGGTTGGTATGGTACAAGATTTTTCCAAACGGTACCCATTGCTTGACGGTCAAGGAAACTGGGGCTCGGTTGATGGTGATAATGCTGCAGCTATGCGTTACACCGAAGTGCGTATGGAGCGCATTTCTCAAGAGATTTTATATGATCTTGATAAAGACACTGTGGACTTTGTGCCTAACTTTGATGAATCGACTGTTGAGCCAGTAATTTTGCCAAGCAGGCTACCTAATTTGTTAATTAACGGTACTGCGGGTATTGCTGTTGGTATGGCAACATCGATGCCTCCTCATAATTTAGGTGAAGTTGTCGATGCTTGTTTAGCATTTTTAAAAGATGATAACTTATCAGATGATGAGTTATTTGACCTTATTCCTGCACCGGACTTTCCTACAGGTGGGATTATTTGTGGTCGCGCAGGTATTGTGCGTGCCTATGCTACCGGTCGTGGTAATTTAATATTACGCGGCGTGGTAGATATTGAAGAAAATAAAAAAGGTGCTACAACGGTTGTTATAACTGAGTTGCCGTACCAAGTAAATAAGTCTGAGCTTATTATTAAAGTTGCCGATCTTGTTAAAAATAAGATTATTGAAGGTATTTCTAATATCAGAGATGAATCTGATAAGCGTGGTATGCGTGTAGTTATAGATATTAAAAAGGGTGAAAGCGCTCAAGTAATACTTAACTTGCTGTATAAACATACCTCGTTACAAACAAGCGTTGGTATTTTAATGCTTGCGTTGCTTGATAATAAACCGTTGGTATTTACGTTGCGTCAATTGATTAAAGAATTTTTAGCGCATCGTGAAATTGTTATTGTAAAACGTACCCAGTATGATCTTACAAAAGCACAGCAACGTGAACATATGCTGCTTGGCTTTGTTATAGCGCTTAACAATATTGATGAAGTAGTTGAGCTTATTAAAAAGTCTGAAAATGCTGAAGAAGCTATCTTTAAACTTAATAAACGGTTTTTACTTACGCCTGAACAAAGTAAAGCAATACTTGAAATGAGATTGCAGCGCTTGACTGGTCTTGAGCAAGAAAAGATTCATGCAGAAATAGCAGAAATTAAAAAGCTTATAGCAGAACTTAAAGCAATTTTAACTACACGTGAATTACTTAAACAAGAAATTACTCAAGAATTAATGGATATTCGCGCTCAGTATAGTGATGTGCGTCGTAGTCGTATTGAAGGACCAATTGATATCTTAAGTGAAGCAGATTTAATTCCTGATGAAGAAGTGGTCGTAACGTTAACTCGTAAGGGTTATGTTAAACGTGTACCTCTTACTGTCTATGATGTACAGCATCGTGGCGGCAAAGGTAAAATGGGTATGACTGCTCTTGATGAAGTAGGGGATATTTTACAAGATATTTTTGTTGCACGTAATCATGATGAGCTCTTATTTTTCACTAACTTAGGCAAAATTTATAGCCTTTCAGTGTTTCAAGTTCCTGAAGCGTCTCGTACAGCAAAAGGGCGTGCTATTGTTAACTTATTGCCTCTAGCGCCTGAAGAATACGTAGTAAAACTATTGTGTACTCGTGATTTTGATGACAAACATTTAGTTATGGTAACTAAGTTGGGTACTATTAAGCGTACGCAGGCAACCGCATTTGCTAAAATACGCAGTAGTGGTATTCGTGCCATTACTCTTAATGAAGGCGACGAACTGGTATTTTGTTCTTTAAGTTCAGGAAATGACCATATTGTTCTTGCTACAGCTCGTGGCCAAGGCATTAGATTTATAGAAAGCGAAGTGCGATCTATGGGTCGTGTAGCAGCCGGTGTTCGTGGTATTCGCTTGCATGCTGGTGACCAAGTCGTCGGTATGGAAATCGTATCAGAAGATCAAGATATACTCTTTACGACAGAGCGTGGTTACGGTAAACGTGTACGTGTAGCTGACTTTAGAGCTACTCATCGTGGTGGTCTTGGTGTTAAAGCTATGCCAACAGACAAGCGTAACGGTAAACTTATAGGGCTTGTAGTAGTTGATGATTTTACTCATATATTACTTATTGATACAACAGGTAAAATTATTCGTCTATCGCCTAAAGAAGTGCGTACTATGAAGCGTCAAGCTATGGGCGTACGTCTTATAAGATTAGAAGATGCTGAGCGTCGTCTGGCAGCTATAGCAGTTATTCCTGCAGCAGCTGAAGACGAAGAGCAGGTAGCTAACAGTAAAATAGAAACAACAGATGCAAGCTAATACGCTTCTTCATTTATCATTAATTCAAAATGCCGGACCAGCTACTATTGAGAAGCTGGTCCAGGCTCTTTCTCTTGAGCAGCTTGATAAACTCTATTATTTTTCAGCCAAAGATTTGCAAGCGCTTACAGGTATATCCTCTACTTTAGCGCATTGCATAGTATCTGGTCTTCAAGATAAAAAGCTACTTGAACAAGAATTAACCCTTCTTGAGCGATATAACGTTTCGTGTACAACGCTCTATGATCCCGGGTATCCTGCATTACTTAAAAATATACATTTACCTCCCGTAGTTTTGTACACTCAAGGGCGTCCTCTGGATTATACTAAGTGTGTAGCGCTTGTTGGATCGCGTAAAGCTGATCGCTATGGCATAACTATTATAAATAAGCTTATACCTGAGCTTGTTGCTGCTGGGTATACAGTAGTAAGTGGGGGTGCTCTAGGCATTGATACGCTTGCTCATCAAGCAACACTTGCTTGCGCTGGCTCAACCGTTGCAGTATTGGGCTCAGGATTGTTAAAGCCTTATCCTGCTGCTAATGCACGGTTGTTTAATGCTATTGCTGAACAAAATGGCACAGTAGTCAGCTCGTTTTCTTTGCAATGTTCTGCGCTTGCAGGCAATTTTCCTGCACGTAATCGTATAATTGCAGGATTAAGTAGTGCTTGTATTGTTATTCAGGCAGCTGAAAAAAGTGGTGCTTTAATTACTGCACGTTATGCACTTGAGCAAGGTCGAGAAGTAGGCGCCGTTCCGGGCGCTATTGATAATCCATTAAGTGCTGGATGCCATAAAATTATAAGCGAAGGTGCAGCGCTTATAGCGAGTACTCAAGACATTTTAAACTTGGTCTCTGATAGCCTGCCTTTAAGATCAGTATCGTTAATGCAACCTATAATAAAGCCTCTACAACAGACAATTCCCCAGACTCCTCAAGAGCATATTCTTCTGTATACGCAAACACCTATTTCGTTTGATGAACTACTTATTAAAACTGGTTTAGCAAGTACAGATTTGCAAGACTTACTCTTTAATCTACAGCTTGATGGGTTACTAGAACAAAACTTTATGGGCCTTTGGAAAAAGAGTTAATTAGTATATTCTTGAAATAACAACTTATAACTTAAATCTTATTTATCAAGGGATATGTATGAATACCACTAAAATCTTACATGGATTTTTTCGTTTAATAGCCTCTCTAACGCTAGCAAGTGTTTTTTATCAGATACTAGGGTTTTTAACTTACTCTACTGGTTATTTTGAATATATTTATTATGGTATTAGTATTTTAGTTTTTTTCCCACTTATGTTGTTATATGAACCTCTTTCCAATAAGCCTATAACTTTTATATCTTTAAGTGCATTATTGACCCATTTTTTTGGGATACTTTCTATTGCAGGTTTGGTGCCATCCTTTATTACGTTATTAGATACACTTTTGAGTCTTGCTTTAACCTATTTTGTGCGTCTATTTCCTCATAGACTAAAAGCATTAAGAAAGCAGCTTGGCATAAGATTTTAGCAGAGCCTTTTGTCATAGGACGCTAATAAGTTATACTGATAGTTATTTAGTTTGTTTTAATTTTAGTAAAAGAAAGTGAATATATGAATTATGCTAAAATGATAGTGTTAGCTTTAGTCTTTTTCTTTGCATCATCTAACGTTATTGCAATGCCTAAGCCTAGTAGATTAGAAGCTTCTCGAGCAGAACGTGCTCAGGCTCTTGAACAAAAGCGTAAAGAACGCGAAGATGCAGAAAATAAACGGCAACAGGAAAAAGAACAAAAACGTAAAGAACGTGAAGCTGCTGCAAAAGCAGCAAAAGAAGCACAACAAAAAGAACGCGAAGAGCGTGACGCAAAGAAGCCAAAAAATATAAATAGAAAGTTATCTAACCTCAAGCAAGCACAAGAGGCTAAGAGACTGATAGATATATCACATCAAGATGACACTAATAAGCCAGCAGTAAAGCCCCATGATAATTCTAATACAAGTTCCTGGCTAATAAGTGGCGCTGTTGTAGGTGGTGCAGGTATACTTGCGCTTGTCTATTCTTGTTTTTATAAGTCAGAGACTAAAGTAGAAGAGATCGATGAAAGTAAAGAAAATTATAAAGAAAACCAAGGAAACTAATATGATAATAAAAAACATCTCTAGGACACTATGTATAGTCAGTCTCTTTTTAACAAATAGAGTAGGTGGTGTGCCGCCCCGTTACGACGCTCATGTGCATGCAGGTAAACACGAAGTTGTTGATACTCCTTTGAACTCAACTACTGCTCGCTCAAAACAGCAGGGTTCCCAAATAAAACCGACAATATGTAAAAAACGTAAGAGCAGAAAAACACTTAATGAAAATCAATCTCAAGCTGCTCTTGCAAGTAAAGAGCTTAAAAAGTATAAGCGAGAGTTGGAAATTATTACTAGTAGCTTAAGCCAATTAGCTACAGGCATTTTAACACAAGACCAGCAAGCTGAAAAAAGTTCTCTAGAAAAGCGTAGACTAAAAGTTATACAAATTATAGATAACTTTGAAAAGAAACAGGGATTGAAACAAACACCCCCTCAACTTTTAACTCCAAATCAGTCAGATACCAAGCAACTAGTAACGTTAAGTGCTTTTACTATTGGTGTTGCTCTAGCGCTTGCTGGATCTTATGATTACTTTTTTGTTCCTGTAGAAAAAAATCCTGAATTTAAATTAGAGGATTTAGTTGAGTTTGAAGAAGCAGAAGACCTAGAATTAGTATAAAAATAAGCTCTTAGTACTCTGAAATTACTATTAATTTGACAAATCTGTAATTTAATTTATTATTTGATAAGAGAGTTGTTTTATAAAAATTAATTTATTCAGAGTTATTGATTAATAGTTTTTTGCGTTTTTTTGTAAATTGCTTTAAACTTAATGGAATAAAGATAAGATTTACACGCTATTAATTACCTTATTGGAGCTTATTATGCCAGTACCTAAACGGAAAACGAGTAAGGCCCGTAGAGACCAACGTCAATCTACGAAGTTTATTCGCCCCCAATCTATCACTCAGTGTGCCAATTGCCAAGAGCCACTAGCAACCCATCAAGCATGTGCTGTGTGTGGTTACTATAAAGGCCGCAAAGTATTAAATACTAAACTTGAACGTACTATTAAGCGTACTGAAACACGTACCGCTCTTCAAGCTAAAGCACAACAAAGTGCTCAAAGCCAAGATAGCAACGAACAAGGTCATGAGCAAGACAATGAAAAATAAGCCATTAGCGCTTACTTTCGTTGAAAATATTAAAAAGGTTCAGCTCTCTTTAACGAAGTTGAGCCTTTTTGGCTATAATAGATTAAAAATTCAGGTAGTAGTTTTATAAATAGGACTTTAAAGTGTTAAATTCTAATATAAGAAGAGATTATTCTCGTCAATCATCAGTAAATCGTTATATACAAGCATTGATTATTGCAGGCAGTATAGCTGTGATAGCAGCTACCGGTTGGTTTGGTTACCAATGGTATACAAGACGTGCTGAACAGAAAGCGTATGCAGATTTGGCAACTACAAGCGAAAGCTATAAAAAAGCAGTGGCTTCTCAGGATGCTGAAAAAATAAAAGATAGTGAACGTGCTTTTGCTGCAGCCGCGCAAAAATATAAAAATTCTTCATTGGCACCATATTTTTTAAGTTATCAAGCTGATGCGTTAGTACAGCAAGATAAAAAAACAGAAGCACTTGCTGTTATGGATCAAATGATCTCAAAAATAAAAAAAGAGTCGCCACTTTACTCTTATTATGCACTTAAAAGAGCTCTTATGAAGCTTGATGCAACTCAAGAAGACATGCAACAAGCAGGTCGTCAAGAGCTGGCTAATTTAGCACAAGATAGTAGTAATCCAGTCCGCGATATGGCTCTGTATTATAGTGGACTTGAAGCTAGTCGTCAGGGTGACTTAGAAAAAGCAGCTAGTAATTGGTCGGAACTTGTATCTAAAGCTAAACCAGACTCTCAGTGGAGAGCGCTTGCTCAAGAACAGCTTCAATAAGCTTTACCTAGATTTGAAAGTTTTAAGATAGATATGAATAAACAGCACAGTACACCACGTGTTCGTTTTGCACCGTCGCCTACTGGTTATTTACATATAGGTGGGCTACGAGCTGCATTTTTTAATTGGTTGTTTGCACGACACAATAACGGCGTCTTTTTATTAAGAATAGAAGACACCGATGGAGAAAGATCAAAGCCTGAATATACTCAAGCTATCTTAGATGCTTTCGATTGGGTTGGTTTGCATAGTGACGAGCCTATTGTTATTCAATCGCAACGTATTGCACGTCATAAAGAAGTTATAGAGAGTATGCTTGTAGCAGGTACTGCGTACAAATGCTTTTGTACAATACAAGAGTTACAAGAACGTTTAGGTGCAAGTGCTGCTCAAGAGGGTAGTTATACTAAGTATGACGAAAAATGTCGTACGAGAGTTACAACTATTGGTGACGAGCAGAAATCCTGTGTTGTTCGGTTTAAAGTGCCAAGCACTATCAAAGAAGTTGCTTTTGATGATCTTATTCATGGCCCGCTTGTGTTTGATAAAGAGCAGTTTGACGATTTTATTATAATGCGCTCTGATGGCAGTCCTATGTATAATTTTGTGGTAGTAGTCGATGATGCTGATATGCGTATTAGTCATGTGCTACGAGGTGATGATCATATTGCCAATACGCCAAAGCAGATTTTACTGTATACTGCGTGCGGCTTTACGATGCCTCAGTTTGGCCATTTACCTATGATATTAGGAGCTGATGGTCAGCGTTTAAGTAAACGGCATGCAGCTACCTCGGTGCTTGATTATAGAGTTAATGGTTTTTTGCCTGATGCTTTATGTAACTATCTAGTGCGTTTAGGCTGGTCTCATGGTAATCAAGAAATTTTTTCGCGCGAAGAACTTATGCAGTACTTTTCTCTTGAGCAGGTAGGCAAAAAAGCAGCTATTTTTGATAGCACTAAACTAGAATGGCTTAATAGTGTGTATATTAAACAGACACCAGCTCAAGAACTTTTAGAGTATAGTATAAAATGTATAGACCCAGCATTACAGGTAAAGCTATCTGGTTGGCATACGGAACAATTACTAAGTTTTATAGATTTATATAAAGACCGCGTAAAAACACTGCGTGAGTTACTTGACGAATTATATAGTGTCTACGCGCGTCCAAGCATGATGGTTGTTACCGCTGAAATGGAGCCGTGGATACATGAAAAAAATTACCATAACATGAAGCATCTTGAACTTTTTTTAATTGGTCTAGAAGACTATTCAGTTCAAGCATTAACGGTAAGTATTAAAGATTTTATAAACAAGCAGGCTTTAACTATGCCTGAAATGGGCAAACCGCTGCGAATAGCCTTAACGGGAAAAACAGCAAGTCCTGGTGTGTTTGAACTTCTTGCTTTACTTGGTAAACAAGAGAGTATTGAGCGATTACATGCCTTTATTATTTTATTAAAGGAGAGCCTAAAGAAGCATTAACCCTAAATCTTAAATGGAGGTTTATTATGAAGATCGGGATGCTTTTTCCGGGTTACGGAAATCAATTTGTTGGAATGGGCAAAGAATTGTACGATGATTCACGTCTTATGCAAGAGTATTTTGAAGAAGCTTCAAATTGCTTAGGTATAAACTTTGTTAAGTTGTGCTTTGCTTCATCTGATGTCGAATTAAGTAAAATAACTAATGCCTATCCAGCGCTTTTTTTAGTAAGTGCAGCAACTGCAAGCATGATTAAACAGTTAGGAATAACTATTGATTACGTTGCAGGACACGGTATTGGAGAATACAGTGCTTTATATACAGGAGGGGGCTTGAACTTTCCTGATGGTCTTTATTTGTTGCATAAACTTTCTTATTTTTACTCACAACTACGTGAGCAATTAGAACAACTTGATGTAAAAACAGTATTAGTTGATGGTCTATCAGCTCGTAAACTCAAGCAAATTTGCGCTGAAAACAGCTCAGAAGAGTGTTCTGCCCATATAGCAGTTTATGAAACTAAAACTGAACATTTAGTAACTGGATCAGCTTCAGCAATTAAAGCAATT from Candidatus Dependentiae bacterium includes these protein-coding regions:
- a CDS encoding glutamate--tRNA ligase; the protein is MNKQHSTPRVRFAPSPTGYLHIGGLRAAFFNWLFARHNNGVFLLRIEDTDGERSKPEYTQAILDAFDWVGLHSDEPIVIQSQRIARHKEVIESMLVAGTAYKCFCTIQELQERLGASAAQEGSYTKYDEKCRTRVTTIGDEQKSCVVRFKVPSTIKEVAFDDLIHGPLVFDKEQFDDFIIMRSDGSPMYNFVVVVDDADMRISHVLRGDDHIANTPKQILLYTACGFTMPQFGHLPMILGADGQRLSKRHAATSVLDYRVNGFLPDALCNYLVRLGWSHGNQEIFSREELMQYFSLEQVGKKAAIFDSTKLEWLNSVYIKQTPAQELLEYSIKCIDPALQVKLSGWHTEQLLSFIDLYKDRVKTLRELLDELYSVYARPSMMVVTAEMEPWIHEKNYHNMKHLELFLIGLEDYSVQALTVSIKDFINKQALTMPEMGKPLRIALTGKTASPGVFELLALLGKQESIERLHAFIILLKESLKKH
- a CDS encoding acyltransferase domain-containing protein → MKIGMLFPGYGNQFVGMGKELYDDSRLMQEYFEEASNCLGINFVKLCFASSDVELSKITNAYPALFLVSAATASMIKQLGITIDYVAGHGIGEYSALYTGGGLNFPDGLYLLHKLSYFYSQLREQLEQLDVKTVLVDGLSARKLKQICAENSSEECSAHIAVYETKTEHLVTGSASAIKAIVEGVYDAGADKVKKISSSEEGFHTPLMEQLMQQLKIYLTKVDFKDLSIPLITSVDAKEVCLAKKAQHAIIRQITEPLYWNNVVKSFSEADILLVPAPAKALVLELQAHYPHKTIFGINTLSDLEQVKEFVFAQQKREQEQQELELALCAEPCSQV